Proteins found in one Planctomycetes bacterium MalM25 genomic segment:
- a CDS encoding putative metallo-hydrolase: MSSETDLTPPASKLRVAKTVSVPFDENTYVFQRQGREDCVVFDPGLQPQSIIRLLEGRGLTPAAILCTHGHTDHIAGNEALKERWPDAPIVIGVGDASKLTDPVGNLSANYGFDVRSPPADVTVTGGDTYEAAGFVWRVVDTPGHSSGHVTFLLEDDTLMDGKAAPCVHAVSGDVLFRGSVGRTDFPDGDTDTLVASIHNELFTLPDATFVYPGHGPTTTIGEEKRTNPFVGAPAGYAG, translated from the coding sequence GTGTCCAGCGAAACCGATCTGACGCCCCCTGCTAGCAAGCTCCGCGTCGCCAAGACCGTCTCGGTCCCGTTCGACGAGAACACCTACGTGTTCCAGCGACAGGGGAGGGAGGACTGCGTGGTTTTCGACCCGGGCCTCCAGCCGCAGTCGATCATCCGGCTCCTGGAGGGGCGTGGCCTGACGCCGGCGGCCATCCTCTGCACGCACGGCCACACCGACCACATCGCCGGCAACGAGGCCCTCAAGGAGCGATGGCCCGACGCCCCGATCGTGATCGGCGTGGGCGACGCCTCGAAGCTGACCGACCCGGTCGGAAACCTCTCGGCCAATTACGGCTTCGACGTCCGCAGCCCGCCGGCCGACGTCACCGTCACGGGGGGGGACACTTACGAAGCGGCCGGTTTCGTCTGGCGAGTGGTCGACACCCCGGGGCACTCCTCGGGCCACGTGACCTTCCTGCTGGAGGACGACACCTTGATGGACGGTAAAGCAGCGCCGTGCGTCCACGCCGTCTCGGGCGACGTGCTGTTCCGCGGCTCGGTCGGTCGGACCGATTTCCCCGACGGCGACACGGACACCCTGGTCGCGTCGATCCACAACGAGCTGTTCACGTTGCCAGACGCAACGTTCGTCTACCCCGGCCACGGGCCGACGACGACCATCGGCGAGGAGAAACGGACGAATCCGTTCGTCGGCGCGCCGGCGGGGTACGCGGGCTAG
- the birA gene encoding Bifunctional ligase/repressor BirA, which translates to MSGPFDAEHLRGASLAERVEVHKRLGSTNDRAKELAKRDDFAPTLVVAEEQTAGRGRGTNQWHAADGALTFSLLLAPESLGLVAQQQGLISIATAVAVIDAARATARLEAGFKWPNDVWLNGKKLAGILLEAPRPDRLVIGVGVNANNRFDDAPEEVAAKATSLREAAGSEIDRQALLLAFLESLGRRITQLASADAGPIEAARAACLLTGKQVTLADGDRTLFGRCQGLNKVGALLIQHEHGVAPFHAGSITGFSD; encoded by the coding sequence GTGAGCGGGCCGTTCGACGCCGAGCACCTCCGCGGCGCCTCGCTGGCCGAACGCGTCGAGGTCCACAAACGGCTCGGGTCGACCAACGACCGCGCCAAGGAGCTGGCGAAGCGGGACGACTTCGCGCCGACACTCGTCGTCGCCGAGGAACAGACCGCCGGCCGCGGCCGCGGGACCAATCAGTGGCACGCCGCGGACGGGGCGTTGACCTTCAGCCTGTTGCTGGCGCCCGAAAGCCTAGGCCTTGTCGCCCAACAGCAAGGCCTGATCTCAATCGCCACGGCGGTCGCCGTGATCGACGCGGCGCGGGCGACCGCGCGCCTCGAAGCGGGCTTCAAGTGGCCGAACGACGTCTGGCTCAACGGCAAGAAGCTAGCCGGCATCCTGCTCGAAGCGCCGCGGCCCGACCGCCTGGTGATCGGCGTCGGGGTGAACGCGAACAACCGCTTCGACGACGCGCCCGAGGAGGTGGCCGCGAAGGCGACCTCCCTTCGTGAAGCCGCGGGCTCTGAGATCGACCGCCAGGCCCTCCTGCTAGCGTTCCTAGAATCGCTTGGTCGCAGGATCACTCAGCTGGCGTCGGCAGACGCCGGACCGATCGAAGCGGCCCGCGCAGCTTGCCTGCTGACGGGAAAGCAAGTCACCCTCGCTGATGGCGACCGAACTCTATTCGGCCGCTGCCAAGGGCTGAACAAAGTTGGGGCTCTGCTAATTCAACATGAACACGGCGTTGCCCCCTTCCACGCAGGATCGATTACCGGCTTCAGCGACTAG
- the zraS_1 gene encoding Sensor protein ZraS, translating to MPSLFVIQGRDQGQRHTLDEPMIGVGRVGGNAIQVHDTEVSRKHAVMELSGEEYVLRDLNSSNGTFVNGKRIKEQRLLSGDQIQFGRTLLLYTGTVETHEAAESGVSIVESSGDSHDGSRILHAISQTEGSDLLATPADQTQSPWLARARSNLQLMYRTSLAVSHTLDIDQLVARILDMIFEWVDADRGCIMLKDQTTGRLSPSVRRLRRGPEGEPSPHDSDPDGPQIAISQTILDYVIGRGEGVLTSNAGDDKRWDPAGSIMQMGVREAICVPMQGRYDLVGVIYIDTSLTPKQMLEMKSANKFGQEHLKLMVAIAHQAALAIEDTHHYKARVQAERLAAMGQTIATLSHHIKNILQGVRGGSYLIELGLGEHAKALTDGADAEAAAAAVQTIQKGWGIVEKNQDRISSLVMDMLTYSKERKPDPEPCELNDIVGDAAEMLRARAAEHGVELNWRPGEGLSTLRADPEAIHRAVMNIVTNAIDACNERDPARVDLTTSQDEASQTLRLTVADTGEGIAPDRLKTIFSAFESSKGSRGTGLGLAVTQKIAEEHGGTVTVESEVGRGSTFRLELPIAGPPAVSQDEAAKDSPAGDLP from the coding sequence GTGCCGTCCCTCTTCGTCATCCAAGGCCGCGACCAGGGCCAACGCCACACGCTCGACGAGCCGATGATCGGCGTCGGCCGCGTGGGGGGCAACGCGATCCAGGTACACGACACCGAGGTCTCGCGTAAGCACGCGGTCATGGAGCTGTCCGGCGAGGAGTACGTGCTCCGCGACCTGAACAGCTCGAACGGCACGTTCGTCAACGGGAAGCGGATCAAGGAGCAGCGGCTCCTGTCGGGCGATCAGATCCAGTTCGGCCGAACGCTGCTGCTCTACACGGGAACCGTCGAGACGCACGAAGCCGCGGAGAGCGGCGTCAGCATCGTCGAGTCGAGCGGCGACTCACACGACGGCTCGCGCATCCTGCACGCGATCAGCCAGACCGAGGGGAGCGACCTGCTCGCCACGCCCGCGGATCAGACGCAGAGCCCCTGGCTGGCCCGGGCACGAAGCAACCTGCAGCTGATGTACCGCACGTCGTTGGCGGTGAGCCACACGCTCGACATCGACCAGCTCGTGGCGCGCATCCTCGACATGATCTTCGAGTGGGTCGACGCCGACCGCGGCTGCATCATGCTCAAGGATCAAACCACGGGGCGTCTCTCGCCCTCCGTCCGCCGCCTCCGCCGCGGCCCCGAGGGAGAACCCTCGCCGCACGACTCGGACCCGGACGGCCCGCAGATCGCCATCAGCCAAACGATCCTCGACTACGTGATCGGCCGGGGCGAGGGCGTCCTCACGAGCAACGCGGGTGACGACAAACGCTGGGACCCGGCCGGCAGCATCATGCAGATGGGCGTCCGCGAGGCGATCTGCGTCCCGATGCAGGGACGCTACGACCTGGTGGGCGTGATCTACATCGACACGTCGCTCACGCCCAAGCAGATGCTCGAGATGAAGAGCGCCAACAAGTTTGGCCAGGAGCACCTGAAGCTGATGGTCGCGATCGCCCACCAAGCGGCGCTCGCCATCGAGGACACGCACCACTACAAGGCGCGTGTCCAGGCCGAACGCCTCGCCGCCATGGGTCAGACGATCGCCACGCTCAGCCATCACATCAAGAACATCCTGCAGGGCGTTCGGGGCGGCAGCTACCTGATCGAGCTCGGCCTGGGGGAGCACGCCAAGGCCCTCACCGACGGAGCCGACGCGGAGGCGGCCGCCGCCGCAGTCCAGACCATCCAGAAGGGATGGGGCATCGTCGAGAAGAACCAAGACCGGATCTCCTCGCTCGTGATGGACATGCTCACGTACAGCAAGGAGCGCAAGCCCGACCCCGAGCCGTGCGAGCTGAACGACATCGTCGGCGACGCCGCCGAGATGCTCCGCGCCCGCGCCGCAGAGCACGGCGTCGAGCTGAACTGGCGCCCCGGTGAGGGCTTGTCGACCCTGCGTGCCGACCCCGAGGCGATCCACCGCGCGGTGATGAACATCGTCACCAACGCGATCGACGCCTGCAATGAACGCGACCCGGCGCGTGTCGATCTGACCACCTCCCAGGACGAGGCGAGCCAGACGCTCCGACTGACCGTGGCCGACACGGGCGAAGGAATCGCCCCCGACCGTCTGAAGACGATCTTCAGCGCGTTCGAGTCGAGCAAGGGCTCCCGCGGCACCGGCCTCGGGCTCGCGGTCACGCAGAAGATCGCCGAGGAGCACGGCGGCACGGTCACGGTCGAGAGCGAGGTCGGCCGCGGCAGCACGTTCCGGCTCGAGCTGCCGATCGCCGGTCCGCCAGCGGTCAGCCAAGACGAGGCCGCCAAGGACTCCCCGGCCGGCGATCTGCCGTGA
- a CDS encoding Outer membrane protein (OmpH-like) translates to MKTQVAAAIAALMTIALVSSPAQAQNAAGANAQKYGVAVIDINYIFKNHANFKASMDAMKTDFQAVEAEVKGKQQQIVKAQEQKKSYQPGSAEFKQLDEQLVKMQAALQVDVTQKRKGLVEREAKIYYDTYVQVDQAIKYYAERQGIGVVLRFNGEGADPNNRESILRSINKAVHFQNKVDITPDVLALLNRQSTATPSTPTRR, encoded by the coding sequence GTGAAGACTCAGGTTGCGGCCGCCATTGCGGCCCTCATGACGATCGCCCTGGTTAGCAGCCCGGCCCAGGCCCAGAACGCGGCCGGCGCCAACGCCCAGAAGTACGGCGTGGCGGTCATTGACATCAACTACATCTTCAAGAATCACGCCAACTTCAAGGCGTCGATGGACGCCATGAAGACCGACTTCCAAGCCGTCGAGGCGGAGGTCAAGGGCAAGCAGCAACAGATCGTCAAAGCCCAAGAACAGAAGAAGAGCTACCAGCCCGGCTCGGCCGAGTTCAAGCAGCTCGACGAGCAGCTCGTCAAGATGCAGGCCGCCCTGCAGGTCGATGTGACCCAGAAGCGGAAGGGCCTCGTCGAGCGTGAGGCGAAGATCTACTACGACACCTACGTGCAAGTCGATCAGGCGATCAAGTACTACGCCGAACGTCAGGGCATCGGCGTCGTGCTGCGATTCAACGGTGAGGGCGCCGACCCGAACAACCGCGAGAGCATCTTGCGGTCGATCAACAAGGCGGTCCACTTCCAGAACAAGGTCGACATCACGCCCGACGTTCTGGCCCTGCTGAACCGTCAGAGCACGGCGACCCCGTCGACCCCGACGCGTCGCTGA
- the lpxC gene encoding UDP-3-O-[3-hydroxymyristoyl] N-acetylglucosamine deacetylase has protein sequence MSPPRLQRTLAKPAVVEGRGYWTGRDVRVEFRPAPAGSGVCFVRDDLVGELVDPRTPMSVGYRQPATRRTVLRGDGGAEVAMIEHVVGALAGLGVDNCEVGVTSAEMPGCDGSAAPFVDAIDTAGLVEQQAVSDPLIVQRPVRCGEKNSWIEARPPMADGLTIEYRLDYGPDSAIGRQWLVVSVDEDSFRYEIAPARTFILDSEANALRAQGLGTHVTQSDLLIFRDSPQSDEERLPIGNPLRYADECVRHKILDVVGDLALAGRPIHGHIVACCSGHRLNGDLVEKLVESHPDRLERRRSA, from the coding sequence ATGTCGCCGCCGCGTCTGCAACGCACCCTCGCCAAGCCCGCCGTCGTCGAGGGACGCGGATACTGGACCGGCCGCGACGTGCGGGTCGAGTTCCGGCCCGCCCCCGCCGGATCGGGCGTCTGTTTTGTTCGCGACGATCTGGTCGGCGAATTGGTCGACCCTCGCACCCCGATGTCGGTCGGGTACCGACAGCCTGCCACCCGCAGGACCGTCCTCCGTGGAGACGGCGGCGCCGAGGTGGCGATGATCGAACACGTGGTCGGCGCACTCGCCGGCCTGGGGGTCGATAACTGTGAGGTCGGAGTCACTTCCGCCGAGATGCCCGGCTGCGACGGATCCGCCGCGCCGTTCGTCGACGCAATCGACACCGCCGGCCTTGTCGAACAGCAGGCGGTCAGCGACCCACTGATCGTGCAACGCCCGGTCCGTTGCGGCGAGAAGAACTCGTGGATCGAGGCCCGGCCGCCAATGGCCGACGGGCTGACGATCGAGTACCGGCTCGACTACGGCCCCGATTCGGCGATCGGCCGACAGTGGCTGGTGGTCTCGGTCGATGAAGACTCTTTCCGCTACGAGATCGCCCCCGCGCGGACGTTCATCCTCGACTCCGAGGCGAACGCGCTCCGCGCTCAGGGACTCGGCACACACGTCACCCAGAGCGACTTGCTGATCTTCCGCGACTCACCCCAGTCGGATGAAGAGCGTCTGCCGATCGGCAATCCGCTCCGCTACGCCGACGAGTGCGTGCGGCACAAGATCCTCGACGTGGTCGGTGACTTGGCGCTCGCCGGACGCCCCATCCACGGTCACATCGTCGCCTGCTGCAGCGGCCACCGCCTGAACGGCGACCTGGTCGAGAAGCTGGTCGAATCGCACCCCGACCGTCTGGAGCGTCGCCGCTCGGCCTGA
- the lpxA_2 gene encoding Acyl-[acyl-carrier-protein]--UDP-N-acetylglucosamine O-acyltransferase, whose amino-acid sequence MTKIASSAWIDPRADIAEEVEIGPLCVVGPGARIGAGTRLVSSVTLMGSVTLGRDNVVYPGAVLGGEPQDISYTGGATSVVIGDGNTIREGVTINRGTEKEEGVTRVGSHNFLMAGAHVAHDCQVGDHCVIANATLLGGHVHVQDHASLSGGVVVHHCTTIGRFAFVGGLSRVLHDVAPYMLYEGSPAKARCINIVALRRKGFDPAEIDNLAEAHRLMYRSKIGLQAARDQMAGAGQITPAVGEMLDFIGHQSSGRHGRSRDVVRQAA is encoded by the coding sequence ATGACGAAGATCGCCTCGAGCGCGTGGATCGACCCGCGTGCTGACATCGCCGAAGAGGTCGAGATCGGACCGCTGTGCGTCGTTGGGCCAGGCGCCCGGATCGGCGCGGGCACGCGGCTCGTCAGCTCGGTCACGCTCATGGGCTCGGTCACCCTCGGCCGAGACAACGTGGTCTACCCCGGCGCCGTGCTCGGGGGCGAGCCGCAGGATATCAGTTACACGGGCGGGGCGACTTCGGTCGTCATCGGCGACGGCAACACGATCCGCGAAGGGGTCACGATCAACCGCGGCACCGAGAAGGAAGAGGGCGTCACGCGGGTCGGATCGCACAACTTCCTGATGGCCGGCGCCCATGTGGCGCACGATTGCCAGGTCGGTGACCACTGCGTGATCGCGAACGCGACGCTGCTCGGAGGCCACGTCCACGTGCAGGATCACGCTTCGCTCTCCGGCGGGGTCGTGGTGCATCACTGCACGACGATCGGCCGCTTCGCCTTTGTCGGTGGGCTGAGCCGGGTGCTGCACGACGTCGCCCCCTACATGCTGTACGAGGGCAGCCCCGCCAAGGCGCGGTGCATCAACATCGTGGCGCTGCGCCGCAAGGGGTTCGATCCGGCCGAGATCGACAACCTGGCCGAGGCGCACCGGCTGATGTACCGCTCGAAGATCGGCCTGCAGGCCGCGCGGGACCAGATGGCGGGCGCCGGTCAAATCACCCCGGCCGTTGGCGAGATGCTCGATTTCATTGGTCACCAATCCTCGGGGCGGCACGGCCGCAGCCGAGACGTGGTGCGCCAAGCGGCCTAG
- a CDS encoding Dehydrogenase: MKPIKLAVVGAGKLGGYHANLASKSDAFDLIAVVDPFEGSRETLAEKTGAKPHAAVAEVLDQIDAAVVATPTFTHAEVVTELLAAGKHVLVEKPIAPTATEATRMVEAADAAGAVLQVGHVERFSPALVAAGDSLKNPRFIQATRTSGYTFRSTDIGAVLDLMIHDIDLVLSLAQSEVVDVTAVGGSVFGGHEDLINTRLTFANGCVADLTAARVHYELERTMKVFTETGYTAIDFAKGTATTVTPTAEVLNGTFDAEGQTPERKAELFAGKLFEEVLVKAEHAAPPVNAIELELLDFANAITTGAQPRVSGSAGRDAVAVAERIIAAIAAEPVSLQRAA; encoded by the coding sequence ATGAAACCGATCAAGCTCGCTGTCGTTGGGGCCGGGAAACTCGGTGGCTACCACGCGAACCTCGCCTCGAAGTCGGACGCGTTCGACCTGATTGCGGTGGTTGATCCCTTCGAGGGCTCGCGTGAAACGCTCGCCGAGAAGACGGGTGCCAAGCCGCACGCCGCGGTCGCCGAGGTGCTCGACCAGATCGACGCCGCCGTGGTCGCCACGCCGACGTTCACGCACGCCGAAGTCGTGACCGAGCTGCTCGCCGCCGGCAAGCACGTGCTGGTCGAGAAGCCGATCGCCCCCACCGCCACCGAGGCGACGCGGATGGTCGAGGCGGCCGACGCCGCGGGCGCCGTCCTGCAGGTTGGGCACGTCGAGCGGTTCAGCCCCGCGCTGGTCGCCGCGGGCGACTCGCTCAAGAACCCGCGGTTCATTCAGGCGACACGCACGAGCGGCTATACGTTCCGCTCGACCGACATCGGCGCCGTGCTCGACTTGATGATCCACGACATCGACCTGGTGCTGAGCCTCGCCCAATCCGAGGTGGTCGACGTGACCGCCGTCGGCGGCAGCGTCTTCGGCGGGCACGAGGACCTGATCAACACGCGTCTCACCTTCGCCAACGGCTGTGTCGCCGACCTAACCGCCGCGCGGGTCCACTACGAACTCGAGCGGACGATGAAGGTCTTCACCGAGACCGGCTACACGGCGATCGACTTCGCGAAGGGGACCGCCACGACCGTCACGCCGACGGCCGAGGTGCTCAACGGAACCTTCGACGCCGAGGGCCAGACGCCCGAGCGTAAGGCCGAGCTGTTCGCCGGGAAGCTGTTCGAGGAGGTGCTCGTCAAAGCGGAGCACGCCGCGCCGCCGGTCAACGCGATCGAGCTGGAGCTGCTCGATTTTGCGAACGCGATCACCACGGGCGCCCAACCCCGCGTCTCCGGCTCCGCCGGCCGCGACGCGGTGGCGGTGGCCGAACGGATCATCGCGGCGATCGCCGCGGAGCCGGTAAGCCTGCAGCGTGCAGCTTAA
- the atsA_5 gene encoding Arylsulfatase codes for MNSARFAFGLLMLASSAWGVAPKNVVIIVADDVGVGDVGCFGSETIDTPNIDRLAEEGLLLRQAYTTCSVCNPTRYSIITGQYPARGPFRTPRYTNQFDRGKFPLTIDLKAPTLPRYMREQGYRTAAIGKWHLGYGRTEADYQAVMTPGPVDLGFDVHFGVPGNHNDRFERYVIGDSIYRPLSVEPGPARIDDPARVAEPVERLDDLVDTTLTGQACEFIDSSADGRFFLYLTYCATHTHITPRVDFRGRSRIGQLGDYMMELDHHVGEIVDRLEQRGVADETLILFTSDNGGQMNDVKGAGRSLTLADKSKEVTLKARDAKTVARTTYNHRTNGPLRGYKAGIHEGGFHVPCIACWPAAIQAGAETEAIFSLVDLFATVAGLVGETSGECGIDSIDQSGVLLGTAHQAPRRAVILNSPSGQLAIRSGDWKLLFKKPIKWNGDSPRLEDVPVELYDLSADPYEQTNLAKSHPELIAQLKTELANAFAKGASAQTN; via the coding sequence ATGAATAGCGCCCGCTTCGCGTTTGGACTGTTGATGCTGGCGAGCAGCGCCTGGGGGGTTGCTCCCAAGAATGTGGTGATCATCGTCGCCGACGATGTCGGGGTGGGGGACGTCGGCTGCTTCGGTTCCGAGACGATCGACACCCCGAACATTGATCGACTCGCAGAGGAAGGGCTTCTCCTGCGGCAGGCCTACACCACGTGTTCCGTCTGCAACCCGACTCGGTACTCGATCATCACAGGACAGTACCCAGCGCGGGGTCCGTTCCGTACGCCACGCTATACGAACCAGTTTGACCGGGGCAAATTCCCGCTGACAATCGATCTGAAGGCTCCGACGTTGCCTCGCTATATGCGTGAGCAGGGATACCGCACGGCGGCCATCGGTAAATGGCACCTCGGCTATGGCCGTACCGAAGCCGACTACCAAGCTGTCATGACGCCCGGACCCGTCGATCTCGGATTCGACGTCCACTTCGGCGTGCCGGGCAATCACAACGATCGCTTCGAACGCTACGTAATCGGCGACAGCATCTACCGCCCTCTGTCGGTCGAGCCGGGGCCAGCTCGGATTGACGACCCGGCGCGAGTGGCCGAGCCGGTCGAACGCCTCGACGATCTCGTGGACACCACCCTCACCGGACAGGCCTGCGAGTTTATCGACTCCTCGGCCGACGGGCGCTTCTTTCTGTACCTAACCTATTGTGCGACCCACACGCACATCACGCCCCGCGTTGATTTCCGGGGCCGCAGCCGTATCGGGCAGCTAGGCGATTACATGATGGAACTCGACCACCACGTGGGGGAGATCGTCGATCGCCTCGAACAGCGAGGCGTCGCCGACGAGACGCTGATCCTGTTCACCAGCGACAATGGTGGGCAAATGAACGATGTTAAGGGTGCTGGCCGCAGCTTGACGCTTGCTGATAAATCGAAAGAAGTCACTCTCAAAGCGCGCGACGCCAAGACCGTCGCCCGAACCACCTACAATCACAGAACCAACGGCCCGCTACGTGGCTACAAAGCGGGCATCCATGAAGGCGGATTCCACGTCCCCTGCATCGCGTGTTGGCCAGCAGCGATCCAAGCCGGCGCCGAAACCGAAGCGATCTTCTCGCTGGTCGATCTCTTCGCGACCGTGGCGGGTCTCGTCGGAGAAACGTCTGGCGAATGCGGAATCGATTCGATCGACCAGAGTGGCGTTCTTCTGGGGACAGCGCATCAAGCTCCGCGCCGGGCCGTCATCCTGAACAGCCCCAGCGGCCAGCTCGCAATTCGCTCAGGGGACTGGAAGCTACTTTTTAAGAAGCCGATCAAATGGAACGGCGATTCCCCTCGGCTCGAAGACGTGCCCGTAGAACTCTACGACTTGTCTGCCGATCCTTACGAGCAAACCAATTTAGCTAAGAGTCACCCCGAGCTGATTGCTCAGCTAAAAACCGAGCTAGCCAACGCGTTCGCCAAGGGTGCGAGCGCCCAAACGAATTAA
- a CDS encoding ABC-2 family transporter protein, which translates to MTPMLLPLATLQLWLTPLWMLALGTTLGLAVLAVLFLLLRVANRPASETAWAAISESVLMPILWIAVGMAALVVFAWPQMPTEKVVESLRRLPAMGTATKTIELEPRSEDVEVAFPMVAEEVVSYRIQSDQDVRVAADTDQAYSRPSAVVQGGEPYEWNTKSKRPRGLAGEVETLYLTNDGDAPANVSLTFTTETRTPEVRRIPVTALSLVGLVLFYLLLRWILPSASTISAATAKEAISQPLFLLFAILGGVALIAFIYIPYNTFGEDVKMLKDSGLSLIMVLSIIFAVWTASVSVADEIEGKTALTLLSKPIGRRDFIFGKYLGILWAVLLLFVILGVMLMGVISYKVVYDARETSNPTPDWQLCHAEMMSTAPGLVLAFLETAVLAAISVAISTRLPMLPNLLICGSIYVLGHLTPLIVQSSAGQIEFVKFFGRVLSVILPMLDHLNIQAAIAGGQAVPFVYLGWATLYALIYIAVAMLVALLLFEDRDLA; encoded by the coding sequence ATGACCCCGATGCTCCTCCCGCTGGCCACCCTGCAACTCTGGCTCACGCCGCTCTGGATGCTCGCCCTCGGGACGACACTCGGGCTGGCGGTGCTGGCCGTGTTGTTCTTGCTGCTCCGCGTCGCGAACCGCCCCGCGTCGGAGACCGCCTGGGCGGCGATCTCCGAGAGCGTGCTCATGCCGATCCTCTGGATCGCCGTCGGCATGGCGGCGCTCGTCGTCTTCGCTTGGCCGCAGATGCCGACTGAGAAAGTCGTCGAGTCGCTCCGCCGGCTGCCCGCAATGGGCACGGCAACCAAGACGATCGAGCTCGAGCCGCGCAGCGAGGACGTCGAGGTCGCCTTCCCGATGGTCGCCGAAGAGGTGGTCTCCTACCGCATCCAGAGCGACCAGGACGTCCGCGTCGCCGCCGACACGGACCAAGCGTACTCGCGGCCGTCGGCCGTCGTCCAAGGGGGCGAGCCGTACGAGTGGAACACCAAGAGCAAGCGGCCCCGCGGCCTCGCCGGCGAGGTTGAAACGCTCTACCTCACCAACGACGGCGACGCCCCGGCAAACGTCAGCCTGACGTTCACCACCGAGACCCGCACCCCCGAGGTCCGCCGCATCCCGGTCACGGCCCTATCGCTCGTGGGCCTGGTGCTCTTCTACCTGCTGCTCCGCTGGATCTTGCCGAGCGCCTCGACGATCTCCGCCGCCACCGCGAAGGAGGCGATCTCGCAGCCCCTCTTCTTGCTGTTCGCCATCCTCGGCGGCGTCGCGCTGATCGCGTTCATCTACATCCCCTACAACACGTTCGGCGAGGATGTGAAGATGCTCAAGGACTCGGGCCTGAGCCTCATCATGGTCCTGTCGATCATCTTCGCCGTGTGGACCGCGAGCGTCTCGGTCGCCGACGAGATCGAGGGCAAGACCGCCCTCACGCTGCTCTCCAAGCCGATCGGCCGCCGCGACTTCATCTTCGGCAAGTACCTCGGCATCCTGTGGGCCGTGCTGCTGCTGTTCGTGATCCTCGGCGTGATGCTGATGGGGGTTATCTCGTACAAGGTCGTTTACGACGCCCGCGAGACCTCCAACCCGACGCCCGATTGGCAGCTCTGCCACGCGGAGATGATGTCGACCGCGCCCGGCCTGGTGCTCGCGTTCCTCGAGACCGCCGTGCTGGCCGCCATCAGCGTCGCGATCAGCACCCGCTTGCCGATGCTGCCCAACCTGCTGATCTGCGGCTCGATCTACGTGCTGGGGCACCTCACCCCACTGATCGTGCAATCGAGCGCGGGGCAGATCGAGTTCGTGAAGTTCTTCGGGCGGGTGCTGTCGGTCATCCTGCCGATGCTCGACCACCTGAATATCCAGGCCGCCATCGCCGGCGGCCAAGCGGTCCCGTTCGTCTACCTCGGCTGGGCGACGCTGTACGCGCTGATCTACATCGCCGTGGCGATGCTGGTGGCGCTGCTGCTGTTCGAAGACCGCGACTTGGCGTAG
- the acyP gene encoding Acylphosphatase yields the protein MTEQRTVLFRGHVQGVGFRATTSRIAAGLAVSGTVRNLPDGRVELVAEGEPEELNELLRQVRDHFPTHISKCETTTSPPTGEHDRFTIRY from the coding sequence GTGACCGAGCAACGGACCGTTCTGTTCCGCGGCCACGTCCAGGGAGTCGGCTTCCGCGCCACGACCTCCCGGATCGCCGCTGGATTAGCGGTCTCCGGCACGGTGCGCAACCTGCCCGACGGCCGGGTCGAGCTGGTCGCCGAGGGCGAACCGGAGGAGCTGAACGAGCTGCTCCGCCAAGTCCGCGACCACTTCCCAACCCATATCAGCAAATGCGAAACGACGACCTCGCCACCCACCGGCGAGCACGACCGTTTCACGATCCGTTACTGA
- a CDS encoding Phosphorylated carbohydrates phosphatase, whose translation MTYPLPERPIRAIAFDMDGVLASSEDVYERTGTETLRRRGKPFEDALRHKMMGLPTLVALQTMIDWHGLDIGVEELAVESERTFWELAADDLRPMPGVHELFDRIDAAGLPRGVVTSGASNYAERILTIIGVRDRLDFVITADDVRIGKPDPEPYLMAIERHGVEPGEMIVFEDSANGCRAAVASGAYAVATPSPHTHDHDFTGAQFVAETLADPRIASVLGLG comes from the coding sequence ATGACTTACCCGCTACCCGAACGCCCGATCCGCGCCATCGCTTTCGACATGGACGGGGTGCTCGCCAGCAGCGAGGACGTCTACGAGCGCACCGGCACGGAGACGCTCCGCCGCCGGGGCAAGCCGTTCGAGGACGCCCTTCGGCACAAGATGATGGGGCTGCCGACGCTGGTCGCACTGCAAACCATGATCGATTGGCACGGCCTCGATATCGGCGTCGAGGAGTTGGCGGTCGAATCGGAGCGGACCTTCTGGGAGCTGGCGGCCGACGACCTGAGGCCGATGCCGGGCGTCCACGAGCTGTTCGACCGGATCGACGCCGCCGGCCTGCCGCGCGGCGTGGTGACCAGCGGCGCCAGCAACTACGCCGAACGGATCCTCACGATCATCGGCGTGCGGGACCGGCTCGATTTCGTCATCACGGCCGACGACGTCCGCATCGGCAAGCCGGACCCCGAGCCCTACCTCATGGCGATCGAGCGGCACGGCGTCGAGCCGGGCGAGATGATCGTCTTCGAGGACAGCGCCAACGGCTGCCGGGCCGCGGTCGCCTCGGGCGCGTACGCGGTCGCGACCCCCAGCCCTCACACCCACGACCACGACTTCACCGGCGCCCAGTTCGTCGCCGAGACGCTCGCCGACCCGCGTATTGCTAGCGTGCTCGGTTTGGGCTAA